The Bacteroidota bacterium nucleotide sequence GGAGTAATAAAAATCAGTTCTCCGTTTTCTTTTAAAAGTCGTGCCGCAATTGCCATAAAAATGGCATAGATATTCGGATGGCCATTTACAACTGCTTTTGCTGCTATGGCTCTTGTATCGCCAATGGGAAGTTTAAAGTAGGGAGGATTAGAAATAATTATATCAAACGGCTCTATGGTTGTGGAAAATAAATTTCCATTATCAGTAAGGATGTCCGCATTTTCTAAAATAAAATCATTTGTATGAAGAGAATAGTGGAAACTGATTTTTTGCTGTTCCAGCCACTTTTGCAAATAGTCGAGTGATTGTTTGGTATAAGGAATAAGTTCATAGTCGGTCTCGTAAACAACCAAGTCAACTTTTTCTAAATTTTTGTTTTTGTCGGCAAGTCTTTCAAGTAAAGCACAAGTGAGGATTGCTGTTCCACAACCCGGATCAAGGATGCGAATAATGTCAGCGCTATTTTCTGTAAATGTCCCCATTAGTCCGGCAATTTCAACTGGAGTAAAAAACTGTCCGTTTGTTTTTTTATGTTCCTGATTTACCGATTTGGCATAATTAACACCAAGCCGGTCTGCATAATGGCTCGGCAACTCATTCGCTAATTGTTCTATGAGTTTTTTATTTGCCATTTTTCTTTTTAGTAATGTAATTGATTTTCTTTTCTGCTACCTGCATTGCTTTTACAGCCATTTCTTCGTCCTGTAACTCGTAAACCAATTTGTCGCTCAGAAATGCAATAAGGAAATCCTTCTCGTCAACCTTATAAAATTTTGCTAAACGAATAACCTGATCTTTTGTTGGCATTCGTTCACCTCGCTCAATTTTGCTTAGGAGTGCCTGATCAATTTCAATTTCAGAAGCAACTTGTCGGAGTAATAGTCCGTTCTGCCCTCTTAGCTCTCTTATTATTTCTGCGATCTTTTTCAATTTGAAATGATTTGACTTGACATTTACTGTCCAAAATTAATAAAAGAGTATTTACAGTCAAAAAATAATTATTAACAATTTCGTTAACAAGCGGGAGAGTAAATTTATTGGTGTATATTTTTGATTGTGCGGTGGACTTTAGCCCTTTTGCAGGTGGTGCGAACCAAGTTTTTTAAATGTGTAATTTTTCCCATGCATTTTAAAAACTAACCTACAAATGTGCTAAAGGAAGCGTGGGCTCAAAAACTATGACAAAAAATTGTGTGTCGGCAAAAATCAAATAAAAATCTCTGAAGGGTCGACCTTTTGTTTTTCTGTCAACTATGTCCAGTTACCGAGAAATTGTCTGTCGAAGATTTGCCGCCCGTTTGTTGTCCGGTCTGTTTAGCAATGTTGCCTGTAACCAGGATATTGCTGTGGGGAATGATTAATTAACTTTGACTCATGATTGATATTTTGTTTCTCCTTATTGGAATTTTGATTGGCGCTGCAGGTTGCTGGCTTTTTTTCCGTGGAAAAAATAATTCCGGTACTAATTTCAATACCTCCGAACTTGATCGTGAAAATTCAGCACTTAAAGCCGAAGTAAAAAGTCACAAGGAGCTTCGCGAGCGCTATGAGGCGGACCTGCGCGAGGAGCGTGCGCGCAAAGAAGAAGAACTGAAAAAAGAAAGATCTTCCGTCAATTCACTCACCGATCTTCTTGCACGGAAAGAATCGGAATTGAAAAATACAGAACAGCGTTTGGCAGAACAGAAAAAAGAACTGGAAGAAATTCAGGTAAAATTCTCCAAAGAATTCGAGAACCTTGCCAATAAGATTTTCGAGGAGAAATCGAAAAAATTCACCGAGCAGAATAAAACGCAGATCGACGATATTCTGAAACCACTCGGAGAAAAAATAAAAGACTTTGAAAAGAAAGTGAACGATGTTTATGTGGACGAATCTAAAGAGCGGGCTTCCTTAAAATCTCAGGTTCTTGAATTGCAGAAAACAAATCTGCTGATGAGTGAAGAAGCGAAGAACCTCACCCGTGCATTGACAGGCGATAAAAACAAAACGGCAGGAACATGGGGAGAAATGATCCTCGAGAGCGTACTGGAAAAATCAGGATTGATCAAAGGCGAGCAATTCCGCACGCAGGTTTCATTGGCGGCAGAAGATGGAACAAAATTTATTCCTGATGTGATTGTAGATCTTCCCGGCGAAAAAAATCTGATCATTGATTCAAAATTATCATTGGTTGCATACGAACGGTTTTCATCTTCTGACAACCAGGAAGAGAAAGAACTTGCCATCAAAGCTCATATTGCTTCCATTCGCAAACACATCAAAGACCTCGGAGAAAAGAATTATCAAAAACTTTATGGAGTAAATACCATTGATTTTGTTTTGTTATTCATGCCCGTTGAACCGGCTTTTGCTGCTGCTTTACAGAACGATCGCGATCTTTTCAATTTCGCATTCGATAAAAATATTGTGATCGTTTCTCCAACTACTTTATTGGCGACGCTCCGGACCGTTGCAAATTTCTGGAGGCAGGAAAACGCCAATAAAAATGTGCTTAAGATCGCAGACGAAGCATCAAAAATGTATGAGAAGTTCGTTGGTTTCACAAGCGACCTGATCGCATTAGGAAAGAAAATGGATGAGGGTAAAATTTATTATGAAGACGCAATGAAAAAACTTTCTGTCGGGCCGGGGAATGTAATTAAGAAAATCGAAGACCTGAAAAAACTCGGATTAAAAGTTTCGAAGAACATCGATCCGAAATTGCTGGAACGTTCGGGAGAAGAAGAAAACGGCACCGAAGAAAAATGAATTTTCTGAAAAAATATTTTTCTCTCCTGTCTCCTGCATTGTTTGCGGTGATAATATTTTTTCCGGGCGCAACATCCTGTCATTATCCTTCTACCTCTGCTACCAAACAGAACTACGCCGATTTCTATCAGCCGAAAAAAGTTTTTCGCCCTTCCTATGTTCTCTATAACGTTTCCGACAGTTTAACGAGAATGTATTTCAGTGTGCCGTCAAAAGATCTGTTGTACACTAAAAATCTCAATGACATCAATTACACGGCGCACATTCTCATCAGCTACGAAGTGCATCCGCTCCTTTATCCGAAAGCGGTAGTGGACAGCGGAAGTGTAGTGATGAGCGATGTCGGCGGAGGAAATGATGATAAAATTCTGATGGAAGGTGTGGACATGGATGTGTATGCAAAAGATAATTTTTTCGTTGAAGTGAATTTCCGAGATCTGAATAAAGCAACAACTGCTTACGATATTCTTTATCTCGATCACAGCGATAAAAATTCTTCGAATAATTTTTACCTCGCCCTGCCAGAGCAGGAAGCGCCGCTTTTTCATTCGTGGGCTACGAAAGGTTCGTCGTATGATCTTCATTACTACAACAGGAATACGCCAAAAATTTACGTGCGTCATTATGCGAATGCTACAGGGCCTGCTCTCCCGCCCTACTCGTACCAGAAACAGAATTTTATTTTTCAGCCCGACAGTTCATGGACGGTTGACAATGTTGGCGAATGCAAATTCACTTTTTCAAAAGAAGGTTTTTATTTTTTTTCTGCGCAACCGGAAACAAATAACGGTTATACTATTTCAGTTTTTAATTCCGGTTTTCCGGAAGTAACGGTAGCAAAGGAATTGCTTTATCCATTGCGATACTTAACCATGCGCGATGAATACATGAAAATGGATACGGCGGTC carries:
- the rmuC gene encoding DNA recombination protein RmuC; translated protein: MIDILFLLIGILIGAAGCWLFFRGKNNSGTNFNTSELDRENSALKAEVKSHKELRERYEADLREERARKEEELKKERSSVNSLTDLLARKESELKNTEQRLAEQKKELEEIQVKFSKEFENLANKIFEEKSKKFTEQNKTQIDDILKPLGEKIKDFEKKVNDVYVDESKERASLKSQVLELQKTNLLMSEEAKNLTRALTGDKNKTAGTWGEMILESVLEKSGLIKGEQFRTQVSLAAEDGTKFIPDVIVDLPGEKNLIIDSKLSLVAYERFSSSDNQEEKELAIKAHIASIRKHIKDLGEKNYQKLYGVNTIDFVLLFMPVEPAFAAALQNDRDLFNFAFDKNIVIVSPTTLLATLRTVANFWRQENANKNVLKIADEASKMYEKFVGFTSDLIALGKKMDEGKIYYEDAMKKLSVGPGNVIKKIEDLKKLGLKVSKNIDPKLLERSGEEENGTEEK
- a CDS encoding GWxTD domain-containing protein; protein product: MNFLKKYFSLLSPALFAVIIFFPGATSCHYPSTSATKQNYADFYQPKKVFRPSYVLYNVSDSLTRMYFSVPSKDLLYTKNLNDINYTAHILISYEVHPLLYPKAVVDSGSVVMSDVGGGNDDKILMEGVDMDVYAKDNFFVEVNFRDLNKATTAYDILYLDHSDKNSSNNFYLALPEQEAPLFHSWATKGSSYDLHYYNRNTPKIYVRHYANATGPALPPYSYQKQNFIFQPDSSWTVDNVGECKFTFSKEGFYFFSAQPETNNGYTISVFNSGFPEVTVAKELLYPLRYLTMRDEYMKMDTAVNTKKAVDEFWLNCTGSEERAREVIRNFYNRVGAANDLFTVEREGWKSDRGMIYLIFGPPGNVYRTSGTETWLYGNETGMGNLTFVFDHSTTNTFSNCDFELERNEVFKSAWISAVDSWRQGHVFNMK
- a CDS encoding helix-turn-helix transcriptional regulator; this encodes MKKIAEIIRELRGQNGLLLRQVASEIEIDQALLSKIERGERMPTKDQVIRLAKFYKVDEKDFLIAFLSDKLVYELQDEEMAVKAMQVAEKKINYITKKKNGK